The Meriones unguiculatus strain TT.TT164.6M chromosome 3, Bangor_MerUng_6.1, whole genome shotgun sequence genomic sequence GAGCGGGTCAAGACTAATAGGGTGCCGTTCTGCATCCTGCaacgccccccccacccccaaatggaAGCCTTCTGGACGCTGGAAGCAAAGCCCAGCTTCCATGGGAGGCAAGGGTGGGCGGCGCCCCAGTTCTTAGCAGAAACACTGAACAGTTCCTACTAACTGAAAAAGATCTCCCTGACATACTTCAAggcatcttcctcctccttttcttccttgggGCTTCTGCTACAGGGAGAGTCAGAAGCCGCTGGTACCCGGGAAGGGCTGAGGCCTAGAAGAGGCGAGTCGTTCCCACTGTCCTCTTCCTCACTGCTGCTCCCAGGGGAACTGGTGTGAGGGGACGCTGAGTAGGGAGGGGAGAGCTGCGGCTTATCAGTGGCTACCAGAGACGGCTGTTCCCAGAGCTTTTCCTGTTTTCCATCCTGCGGGGTAGAAGAAATGGCAGACTCAGCATAAGCACCTTGTTTCCCTGGTACTCTGGTTTGTCAGTGATGTGAACATACTCTGAGGTAACTGCAAAGCCAGCGCAGCACATGACCAGGCCAGGCGAGGGCTCCCATCTCACGAGCACCCACCTTTTCTTCACCCCAAACCTCAAGATCGGGAGCCACTGGGGACAGATGCTGGCCGAGGTCTGAGGAATAGCTGAGCAGAaggaaaagggatccaaatgGAAACCATGGCTGGAAGCGAAGGCTCAAAAGCGCTCGGGGTCCGGGCCACAAACCTGCGTGGGCCTAACCTAGCTCCACTGCAGCTGGCCGCTGAGGCTCGGTGTCGGGAGAGCAGGTCACAGCAGCCTGGGTTACCGGGAGCCCGGAAGAGATGCTGCGCTGCAGTGCTGCTCTTACTCCTTGAGGAGGCCCTGAAACGCCCGCAGCCTTCTGCTAAGGAGAGGAGCGCCGGGAAGGGGTCCCTTCCCAACTGTTCGCCTCCCAAGAGCACAAGGGGAGCTGTGACTCCCACATGCATGTCAGCGCAGCTACCCACAGGTGTCTGCCTGGTCTTCCTCACAGCGACACCCCACCCACACACAGGGAGTAGCTGAGGGGAACAAGGCTGAGAAGCGTGAGCAAGAAGAAGTGGAATCCCGAGGCAGCCTAAGGGCACCTCTCTTACCAGAAGCAAGGACCTGTGCTAGTTTCCATGAATAATGGCCAGTCACATGGCTCAGAAGACACAAGCTGCTCTTACCTCAATCAAGACCTCCAGAGCCACACTGACCATTTCAGCTTCACTCATCCAGTGCACAGTCTCCGTGGTGGGGGCTCTGGAGAAAACAAAGACACAGAGCTACAGCAGAGGACGAGGGGCTCACAAGGAGGAAGGAAATATAAGCATCCCCTACCCCTGCCTCCCCCAGGGAGGCAAGGTACTGCTTCTCTGAACTGAAGAATTTCCTCATCCTGGTGACCCAGGGACAGGACACAGGGATACCCATCTTCTATGGACTCTGTCACAAAGAACTGGGAACCAGATCATGGCTGGCTTCCCAGCATGACTCGGTGAAACACACAGtagacagccaggcatggtggcacacactaatcccagtgctgggaggtagaggcaggtggacttcagtgagttcgaggccagcctggtctacagagttccagaccagccaaggctacacagagaaaccttgtctcaaaagcaaagagTGGGCACAGCAAATACAGGCCACTAGGCCAGGCCCAATTTGTGCCTGAATGTAGGACTATGTTTAGACAGAGCTGCAACAACTACCAAGGGTACAGGTGGCCAGGCAGAGCCAGCGAGTGTGGCATTGAAAGCCTGGTGCCCTTTCTAAGAGAATGGCAGGCTTCTCCCCCCACAACCTAAAACTCCCCCACCCCTAATTACCAGTGTTCCCCCAACTCACATTCCCCCAACCAGTGTTCCCCCACAACTTCAGATTTCTTGACTGACAAAGCTCTGTCCACAGGAAATGCAGACGCCACTCAGGTTACTAGAGTTCAGACCCAATGATCTCTTGCTTATAATTTTTGTCACAAATGAACGAGACTAGCACTTTGGACAACTGGTTCCTGAGGGCATGGTTCATATACAGAACTAAGATCTGGCCAGCAGCTAGACGGCAGGACCTCAGCAGCACAGAGGCTCTTgtggtgcatctctgtgagggGCCAGCGGAGCCCTCAAGGCCCTGCTGAAAGAATGCCACCCAGCTCAGTGCCCTGCCCACTGACAGGCCAGGACGGCTACTGAGAAGGCCCTGACCCAGGTTGTCCCACCTTGTCGCTGGCCTGCGGTGCACAGCTGCCACCCTCTTCTTGTGCGTCTTCACTGGCACCACCTTTCTCTCATCCACAGGGGCTGTCATCCACGAGGGGAGGACTCTCTTTTTCTCAGATTTTAGGGTCTCCATGGCTAGTTTTCCACACTCAGTGACTTGCCTCTCTGGTGTAGGACCAAAACTCACATTCTTTGGTCACACCAGGCTTACTGATCCCCAATGGGCACGATCTTTGATGCCTACAAGGAGGAGTCAAGTCAGTAGATTCTAGTCAGTCAAAGCTCTTTCAGTTACCAACAGTAATTACTGGTCAGGGTAGGGCAGGCCTGAGGTGTCGCAGAGGTAAGCAGAGCCCAGAAGGTCATGTGTAGTGTGTCAAATGGAGGGATAGCAGCAGACAGGACAAACTGGGGCCTGCAGACAAAGTTCTGTGAGCACTCCACGGCCCTGTGGCCCAAGCACtaggaaatgctttcttttgtaccccaggaagaaggaagaaagcagaCTCTGGTCTCCGTCTCTGCACTTCAAACGATCATCCCTGACAATCTGTAACTTCTGACAACAAACTTCGCATGTCTACAGTAATTTGTTTACTGCCCCTCCCCCCTGGCCCACTGATTCACAGATTCCATCACCCAGCGCACCCTGCCTCAGCCCCCCACAACATACCACTTGATAATTCTGAATGACTGTTTACAACAACTTCATttatttcaaaaacaacaacacacacacacaaacaaagaaacaaacttaGTAGGGCATCATCCTAACCTGTCCAGCCACAGAACGGAAGTTGGTAAGAGGAACACCTTCCAGGGATGACAGAATACAGACGTCTATCAGGCCCGGCAGCACATGCATCATCACGTCTGTTCTGCAGACAAGAAACAGACACAGTTAAGAGTTAACGTGTCCTAGAGAGCTGGACGTCAACGGGCCGGCAGCCAGGTCCTGCCCACCGCAGGGTTTCTGGAGCTCATTGCTGTTGGGGTCAGACCCGGTGGCTCCCTGGAAAATCTCACCCGGAAGTGCTCGCTGCTAGCCCGGAGCTGGCGCGCGCTCCCTCCACCCGCAGAGGGCGCGGAGCAGGGCCGGGAGCGGGGCCGGGGACTGGACAGGACTGGCGGACAGCGGGGAGGGTGGCGCTGCGGTCCTCTCAGCGGCTCCGGGAGATCAGGACCGCGGTTCCCGCACGCATCTGACGCCCGCCCCTTCCGGCCCCTCCTTGCTCCCGGCCCGCTGACACCTCGGCCTCGGGTGCCCCCTGCAGACCTCGGGCCGcctctgctgctgtggctggagGGCTGAGTCAGTAACTAGGGGAAGAGGGCCTGCTGGGGGATCCCCAGGAAACCAAGTTTAACACGCCCTAGGAGACAGGAGGCGGGAAAAGAGTTCAAACTCCCATTTACTAAAGTTGCACATTCAGGCTGGCGGTCCCAGGTCCCCTCTGCGGGGGTGGAGGAGGCGCCACTTGGTTAAACTCATGATTCAGCGCAGCCTGAGCTGGACGGGAAAGTCCAGGGAGACGACTAAAACACAGGAGCAGGCTGTCACAGGGAAGGCCTTTGTCTGTCACGCTGAAGCAAAGGGAAACTCAGATCCGATTCTGTCTGCCCCAAACGGAGCAATCTAGAGAGTGTATTCTGGTTACAGCAGCTCCGCTAATCCCACAGCAGTTTCTCTCGGGGCTGGAACTGCAGTCTCTGGGTTAGGGCACCCAGGGCACTCTAGCCTGTGCAGCCTTTGACTTCTCTGCCCTTTCCTGGCTCTTCTTGAATGCAAATCCTCAAtcctaaacaaacagaaaatttaaGGTGCCAACTCTAAATGGCATATACTAACGGCTTCCAATCCCCGAGTCCTTAGGTTCAGTTTAGCTGCTCTCTGAACCAGGCCAGACTCCAACCTTtctgggagagcaggccctggcTGTCAAGAAAGTAGCATCCATTGACTGAGGTCGGGTCCTCAGCCTCACCCGATGTGAGCCAAGCAAGTCTAACTGGATGAAAGGTCGTGTTTCCTTTGATTTTTAATAATTTCCCCAACCCTgcacatttcttaaaacttctcCATGTTCACCTAGCAAATAAGGCCCAAGAAGGAAACCTGTGTCCGCATACAGAGCCTATCGCAGGGAGAGCCCTGGCTGGAGTTAGGAACCAAGCTAGAAGCCTTGCCTGTGCTGGAGTCGACAtgggcttttattatttttccacaGATGAAAGTGTGCGTACTGAATATAGTAACAATGTCAGCTACTTCATTTAGTCAGCCCACAATGCATTTCTTCCTGTACTCCCGACCTCATGCCGAGCAGAGACAGGGCTGGGCACACGGAGGGAAATGTGGATTTGCACGGGCCAGGCTTTCCGCATGAGCCAGACCAGGTTCTCAACCCCTGGAAGAGTGGCTGAGGGTCTGCGTTTGAGCTGCCTTCAGGGCCATGCTCTCACCCAAGGCGGTAGAGGCGGGAGCCTGAGTAGGGCTCTCAAGGATTCCAACCAGTTGCTTTGAAGGGAAGGGTAAGTGTGGACATGCTTTGAGGATGGATGCCCTTCCTGGGAGGAGCAGGGTGGGGCGGGGGAACAGGTTCTGGGGTACTCTTTCTGCATCTGAGCCTTAAAACCACTCCAGCAAGCCATGGGGGAAAGCACTGGGAAGAAAGAATGTACAGAAAAACTTTGAGAGGAAAATGAAACCCAGGACCACAGACCTGGGTGACACAGATGAGACTGTGTCCCAGCTCAAGTGGAAAAATGGCTGGGAAAGAACTGACCTCTTCATGTCAGTATGGTAGTGGGCAATAGATAACTAAGAGACAGCTTGGCAGGCAAAGCCACTTGCCATGCAGCCTGGCCACCCGGGTTTGATCCCCAAAGTCACATGAAGGTGGGCAGAGAGAACCAAGTCtatcaagttgtcctctgacctctgctgtGGCAtgtgcccccaccaccacccaacacagacacaccaaaaataaatagataactgCTATCTGGTTCTTCCTGTATATCGCTTTCTACTTTTCCTTGAGCCCTAGAAGGGAGCCCAGGCCTGTACACCCCTTCTTTTCCCAAAGTAGGCACCTAAGAGTCACCACACCCCACAGCTCACAACTAGCCTGGAGCACAAAGAAGCTATCAAATGACTGTTCCAAGCAGTCATTGTTCATGGAAGCATTTCCTAGGTAGATCACAAGGTCATCCTTGTCAAGAGTGGGAAGCCCAGGCCTGGCACTCTACAACGGctccttcctgaggctggcccGAGCAGTAGAGAAGACTCTTGCTCCTCCCCACCGTGGGAGAGCCTGACTCTTCACCGTCCTCCCGAGTGAGAGAACATAGGAGGAGTATGGGTGTAGCTGATCCAGGCCCAGCTAAGCCAGGCAGAGGTGCAGGCAGCTGGTATTATTCAAGCTCAGAGACTTCAAGCTGGAAGAATGAGGGAGCCAGCAAATGAGAGTGCTGAGGCCAGAAGACCCTGAGGGAGAGGGCAGCTGGAGGCCCGGACCTCAGGTCCCGCTGCTGTCTAGAGGCGCCTCCTAACCAGAGTTGACAGCTTTCAGGTTCCACAGAAGACTCTGATCTTGGCTTGAGcccagaagatggcactgtggtcTACATCTCAACTCTGACAAAACCACAGGGAACTGAATGGGGTTCTGCCATAAACATGACAGCGGAGGCTAGTGAGAGCTGAAGAACAAGAACTAAGGGAGGGAGCCATGGCTATCACGAGGGCCAGGTGACACACATTCTAGAAAGAGACACCAAGTGACTGTTAGAGCATTGACTctcattttttcccccttaaaaatgaaaaataattatatacaaAAAACTGTTGATTCCTTTTGGTCTGTAACATCTTAGCACTCGTCCTGTGCTCCGTGGCATGCCGTGCTCCAGCCACGATTCAGGTCTCCAGGAAGCACCTGCAGCCCGTTCCGCATCTACTCTGGGAGCTGCATCTGGGTGGCTGGGCTCCCTCGCTGGCCTTTCCCTGGAGATCCACAGCCCTGGCAGTGCGGAGCGAGAAGCACTGTCCTGGTCTTCCCTGTTGCATCTCTCTTCCGCCAGGGACGATTCTGTTTCCACCTCGCACTCCAGGCAGGACGTCAGAGCTTATGGGCCAGGAGGGTGGTCAGCTTGATCTTGCCATCCATGGAGGCGGTGAGGCACGTCCCACAGTCCATGGCAGTGCTCCAGTCCACGGTGACCACGGGGGCCCGGTGGCCGCCCAGGCTCAGACAGCTCTCCAGAACCTTCTCATCACTGCCCAGCTGCAGGACAGGACAACAACATCAGCAGACATCACTCACAAACAGTCGCTCTTCATGCGCTTTTAGTATCTAAAAACTACCTTGAGCCTGAGGATGGCCACCCAGTCTGAGAGTGTGGCCCAGCCACACACCCGCCTTCCTGGAAAGCCTGGTtatacctttaacttcctgactGCAGTCGGACCACCCTGTGGAAACCAATCCCTAAGATGCTTTTCAAAGGACAGCATTTCCTCTGCTGCCTTGACCTAGCTATGCAAGTGCTCCCGAAGCTACTCTGCTGTTACAGCAGCACCTGCAGCCGCTGGCTGACTCTAGGCTGAGCCCCTACTCATTCATTTGAGGCATACTTCTCTCTGTGGGCATGCAAACTTTGGGAGGGTAGGACCTCCATGACTGGCTGCATCAGCCCAAATGGGGCCTGGCACTGGAGGGCCTTGCTGAGTGTGTGAACAAGGCTGCCCTCCAGGGCCACATCTCCATCTCACTGTGCGCATGTGTGAAGGGTCAGATGTTAACAAACACTGGGAAACGGAAACAAGATGACTGACTGCTAGCCACACCACTCTATCTGCCACCCGAGTAAGTGGCAGAGAGCGGTCGGCCTTCATGAAGAGATCCCTGTAAAAGCCACCAATTAAGTTATTTATAGGTCGTAAAGATGGAATCTGAAGTTTAGCAGACTTCCTACGTAGCTGAACCATTGATGGCATTTAAAAGATTACATAGGAAGATCTGCCAATCTATCACCTGATTATGGAGCGAGTCTGATTGTGCATCACATAAACTGATTGGGCCAAAGGctgcatatttaaaataaaatgcatatacAACCATTCCTCCATACAGACAGCAAAGAACAGCTACCCCAAAAGTCATCTAAAACAAGCCTTAAAGGGGGAGAACTAGACTTGGAACCTGTGGTGTGTTCTGGTATCTTGAAGGGGAGGCCCACATGCAGTTAACCTTTGAGGGGAGGCTGGGAACACAGCTCTGCAGAAAGAGGAGCCTTCCTGGTGGCAAGCCCAGGTCTCAGCAAGCAGGCATCAAGTTGGTGTGAAGCTCCTCGCTGCCCATGTCAGCCCCACTCAGCCCCCATGCAGAGTCCATCACTGGCTTCTGCCCATCCTGGGGCCCAAGGCCTGCCCTCATCCATGTTTCCAACCCCTTCTCATTCTAGCCCACAGACTGGAGCCTCCCTCTAGGCCTTCCTGAGAACTCAGCGTCTGTCACCTACTTTCAGTGCTGCTAACTTGTGCATGAACCCCAGGAGAGCACAAATCACATTTCCTATTTCCTTGGTCCACTCCACACTACAGGGGTGCCAGGCCTAGCACACACTGCCAATCAAAACCCATGATGCTGACTGGGGAGCAGTGGTTTCAAGAGACATTGAGAGGACACAGTAGAGGACCCCCTCAGTCTCAAACACCATCAGCAGAGAAACACCAGTGAGCACTGAAGATAGATGACCCACAGCAGACATGTGGCCTTGGGCCTTGTCACTCATCCATTGGACAATACTAGTAAAAAGGACTTGCAGCAGCTTCATCAATTGTATAAAACCCCACAGTGAGCAATTCTGACttgagaggttttgtttgtttgtttgtttgtttgtttgtttgtttaatgtataAACAGGAACAAAAACAAGCTGGACAAGCTGGCAAGAAGGCTCAATGGATAAATAAATTTGCTGCCAAcactgaggacttgagtttggtccccaggaaTCACATGGTGGAGGACTGACTCCTacaggctgtcttctgacctacacGCACACAATGCCATACATGTACCTATACATAGAGACAGATAgctaggtagatagatgatagatagatggatagatggatggatggatggatggatggatggatggatggatgatggatggatggatagatagatagatagatagatagatagatagatagatagaatgcaTTTTTAAGGAgctggctaagtggttaagagcacttgttactcttgccaAGGACTCAAATTTAACTCCTAGCCCCCGTGTAGGGTTGTtaacaaccacttgtaactctaaTTTCAtgggatctgacactttcttcttGGTACCACCACACACGTGCATAAATACACACaggacacaaatacacacatgaataaaaagaaaataaatccttaaaaataaaatcaaaatcatgTAGACAACTTGTATCCTCGCTTGACAAAGGACAGCTTCAAATTTCTGTCTACATGTGGACTTTGATGTACTTGACCCATAAAATAACCTATTCAAAATCAGTCATGAAAGTGATGCAGTGCCCCATTTAATGTCTTCATTAGTATGTGCTAGTCCCAAGGAATAAGACAAGAAAAGGGCAGAATCTTATCAGATGCAGGACACATGGCTACACTCAGCTATgcagggcacagggcacagggcactCAGCTATGCAGGACACATGGCTACACTCAGCTATGCAGGGCGCAGGGCACACTCAGCTACCCAGGACACATGGCTACACTTGACTACGCAGGACACAGGGCACAGGGCCACACTTAGCTTGGTCGGCCAAGCTACCTCCAGAGAGAAACCCCTGCCCAGCAGCATTCTGCCACCCAGTTACCTTGTAGATGATGCCCCCTGTGGCAGAGCACGTGAGCATGTAGTTGCCTTCTGAGTCGAAAGCGAAGAGCCGGCCCCTGGGAACTTGAACCTGCTTGTAGCCGCTGTAGCCAGACAGGACGAAGGGCCCGGTGGCATCCGAAGGGAGGCTGTACTCAGACACCTTGAGGCCACTCTTGTGGATGTTCCACTGGATGAACTGCAGATACAAAGCACGACAGGGGCTCCCTCAGCCCCACAGGCCACGCGCCAGAACCCCTCAGAGGCCCCCACAGCAGTCACTACCTGAAGGCAGGGCCAGCACCAACCCCAAGCAGTGACTGGCTGGGGCAACTGGCTCCCTTGCCAGTTCCATGAAAAAGCCTTTCATGAGCAGGCAGTGGCACTGGGCTGGGGGACCACAGCCTACTCCTCTCACCAATACAATTttcttcagggaaaaaaaaatgtcacatccagtcctcctctttcctctagCCTGAGCTCaagagaggggtagggagagCACCGGCTTTGCAGAGCCTCCTGGTCTTTTGGGAggcagtgtgcgtgtgtgtggtttCGTGTCagcttcatcatcatcattatttccTGTATTATAAGAATTAGGGCCCAGCTAgagttttctggaccttggaacaaAGTATAGACAGGCAGATTATAAACACATTTTTAGTTTCTCAGCAGTGTCGTCAATGCTGTGTTCTGTGTTCTGGTTGTGATATGGACAGTCTGGTGCATGTCTAAAGTCCCATTCCTGggggagactaaggcaggagCATCCTGGAGCTCAGAAGTTGAAGCCAACCTGGATACTACACTATAACttgagtaaatatataaataagccCTACAGTTAGGTGGGGCGGCTCACATCTGttattccagcacttaggaggctgaggcagggttgccccaagtttgaagccagcctgggctacagagaaagatataatctgataaacaaacaaataaatattggtTTTATAGCCACCACTTTCAGTGGCGAATACTATCAGTATAAAATCCCATGGGTTCAGGAGGGTATATGAGACACCTAGGTTTTGTCCTACTTCTGCCTAACCTCAACTTCCGTCCAAGGCCACTGTTGTTCCCACTTCATAACACACCCTTCCACAGAGGAAATCCACAAAGGGCATTGTCTCGTACTGTTTTAGGAGGTGGGGGTTTCCTTCTTACTGTTTTGGACTCTGCTCAGCCCTCTTTCCCAGTAGGATGCTGACTCCAGCCCCTCAGCAAACCCCATGCTTTGTCTTGTGACCATAACCAACCGCACTCACCAAACATCTTCCCCCAAACATCTTCCATCTATGGTGAGATGAGTCAGTTTTGCCACGAGCAGGAAGAAGGCTATGGAACACCCGCCTCTACAAGAACAGCCCATTCCTACTGAACTGCTTTGAGACAGACTTCTAGGCATTCTTATTTCACAGAAGATAAAGTGGAGGCAGCAAGAAGTGCAAGGCACCAGAGCTCACGGCGGTCCAGCCACTGCTAACTGCTGCTGCCACCCACCTTGCCGTCCTCGCCCACGCTGTACACAGCGTTCTCATCACAGCTGAAGTCCACGGAGTAGACCTCCCCGCAGTGGGCCTTCCAGCTCATGGCACATTCGTGCTGCTGCATGTCTGAAAGAGGAAGATGTGGGAATGCCTTCAAGTACAGCGGGAAGCCCTCACCCCCATAACAGCTGCCCTATAGGCCAGGGGCCTCCTGGACCAGAAAGTGCTGGCCCTGCCAAGGCCACCTGCCTCTAAGCAGCCAGCCTCCTGCCTGGGTCAAAGGGAGGATTGGGGATCCTTGGGAACAGCTGGAGTTTACCTGGGCTCCTATATCTAGGAAGAAAGGAGTCCTTCCTACCAGACCTCCATAACTGCCCCAGGGCACCTTGGAAATCTACTGCATAGGCGTTACCTTATCCCATTTTAGAGCCTAGGCCTGTCTCCCTGGGGACAGAGAACAAGCCACCTTACAGCAAGTGAATAGGCACTGTTCTGCTGTGACTGCTTACATCCCACATGGGTGACAAGGACTCAGGTCAAAAGACTAATGAGCCCTGCCCCTCCCACATCTACAGTAAGCACATACCAGTGACCACTGTGGAAGTCCTGAGAACCAACGTCAAGCTCTAGAACATGCATTTGAACTGGGCTTTGGCAATGGCTGGGTCTTTGaggaggggacagggactgccATAGCACACTTACGCACCGAAGAGCCGGATGACGCCGTCAGCTGCCCCTGTGACCAGCAGGTTCCCATTATGGTTGAAGGCTGTGCAGTTGATGGCAATGGGCTCTGGGTCCAGTGAGAACTGAAGCTGTGAATACAAACAGAAGCACTGTTATCAGACTAGTGCAATGCAGACCCTCACGGGACCCCCTGCTGCCGTGGCCTGCTTCTGAAAAGTGTGATCTGAGTACCTGTCAAAGCACACTGGCCGAGGTGCTCTTCTGAGAGGTGGTATCATTGGGCCTGTAGACACTCTAGTTTCTGC encodes the following:
- the Cyren gene encoding cell cycle regulator of non-homologous end joining is translated as METLKSEKKRVLPSWMTAPVDERKVVPVKTHKKRVAAVHRRPATRAPTTETVHWMSEAEMVSVALEVLIEDGKQEKLWEQPSLVATDKPQLSPPYSASPHTSSPGSSSEEEDSGNDSPLLGLSPSRVPAASDSPCSRSPKEEKEEEDALKYVREIFFS